A genomic window from Euwallacea fornicatus isolate EFF26 chromosome 30, ASM4011564v1, whole genome shotgun sequence includes:
- the LOC136347868 gene encoding retinol dehydrogenase 12-like has translation MHVGWLIVVCMAMVAFINKLICFWCRSKVCLVGKTALITGAASGMGMQTALALAAKGCRIIVADLVNIEEAVKKIKSITHNPHIIGKSVDLGSLKSVRQFAKNILETEPKLDLLMCNAGVGNYRIRIETVDGLEKTMQVNYFSHFLLTHLLLGLLKKSSPSRIVFTSSEAAFLSSFKVDELNPNEEYFQKILTAFNGGVYSNSKLAVTAAVRSFAKRIDGTGVKIYAVHPGVVKTSFISNTISKDKNYLLGILFMSYLYIFGKTPEEGAQTLIHVAHSDEVENDSGKSFLEGMRIPDLPQLTNRFCEDIWQATIKILKMESHEIAC, from the exons ATGCACGTCGGTTGGCTGATTGTAGTTTGCATGGCAATGGTGGCCTTTATCAATAAACTTATATGTTTTTGGTGTAGGAGCAAAGTATGTTTGGTGGGCAAAACTGCACTTATTACCGGGGCTGCTTCAG GCATGGGCATGCAGACAGCTCTAGCTTTAGCCGCAAAGGGCTGTCGCATAATTGTAGCTGACCTAGTGAACATAGAAGAAGcagtgaaaaaaatcaaaagtatcACCCACAATCCTCACATAATCG GAAAATCTGTGGATCTCGGTTCATTGAAATCCGTCAGGCAGTTCGCAAAGAACATTCTAGAGACTGAGCCTAAACTCGACCTGCTCATGTGTAACGCCGGAGTAGGGAACTATAGAATCAGAATAGAGACCGTGGACGGTTTGGAAAAAACCATGCAAGTCAACTATTTTAGCCACTTTCTGTTGACTCATCTTTTGTTAG GTCTGCTCAAAAAGTCTTCCCCCAGTAGGATAGTTTTTACCAGTTCAGAAGCGGCCTTCCTATCCTCTTTTAAGGTGGACGAACTGAATCCAAATGAGGAGTATTTCCAGAAGATACTTACGGCATTTAATGGAGGAGTGTACAGTAATTCCAAGTTAGCTGTCACAGCAGCTGTTAGATCGTTCGCCAAGAGAATCGATG GTACTGGAGTTAAAATTTATGCGGTTCATCCCGGAGTGGTGAAGACAAGCTTCATTTCCAACACAATCAGTAAGGACAAAAACTACTTACTAGGCATTCTGTTCATGTCGtacctgtatatttttggcAAG ACTCCCGAAGAAGGAGCTCAAACTCTGATCCACGTGGCTCATTCGGACGAGGTGGAAAATGACAGCGGAAAGTCTTTCCTTGAGGGAATGAGAATACCCGATTTGCCGCAGCTGACTAATCGATTCTGCGAGGATATCTGGCAAGCGACCATCAAGATATTGAAGATGGAATCGCATGAAATAGCCTGTTGA
- the Alg7 gene encoding UDP-N-acetylglucosamine--dolichyl-phosphate N-acetylglucosaminephosphotransferase: protein MALDVNVDSETVTLKIMIFPLIINILISFLAYFVTQRIIPRLKSKFIKANLFGIDMSKTTSDKIPESLGVVSGFIFLVVLVLFIPVAFGHSLLEKTFPYDEYVKYIVALLSISCMLLLGFADDVLDVPWRQKLLLPTIASLPLLMVYYVSFNTTTIIVPKPFREWLGTSVDIGIIYYIYMGMLAVFCTNAINILAGVNGLEVGQSIVIAISIAIFNVIELTGPLRKAHQFSLYFMLPYIGTSMALLKHNWYPASVFVGDTFCYFSGMTFAVVGILGHFSKTTLLFFIPQVFNFLYSFPQLLKFVPCPRHRLPKFNSRSDKMECSTTVFKYAELSTLGKFTLNLFRVLRLIRWEEKEGVVVTNNFTLINLILLYFGPMHEAKLTTVLLAVQVLCTCLAFLVRYPFASVFYDVQP, encoded by the exons atggcgCTAGACGTAAATGTTGATAGCGAAACAGTAAcactaaaaataatgatttttccactaataataaacatattaatATCTTTTTTGGCATATTTTGTGACCCAAAGGATCATTCCCCGGCTGAAGTCGAAGTTCATTAAGGCCAACCTCTTCGGAATCGACATGAGCAAGACAACAAGTGACAAAAT ACCCGAGTCCCTAGGCGTAGTATCAGGGTTCATTTTCCTAGTCGTCTTGGTCCTGTTTATTCCTGTGGCTTTTGGACACAGTCTGCTAGAGAAAACATTCCCATATGATGAG TACGTGAAATATATAGTTGCATTGCTTTCAATAAGCTGTATGCTGCTATTGGGTTTTGCCGATGATGTATTGGATGTTCCATGGAGGCAAAAACTGTTGCTACCCACAATTGCTTCTCTGCCCTTATTGATGGTTTATTATGTGAGCTTTAACACTACTACCATAATTGTGCCCAAACCCTTCAGAGAGTGGCTGGGTACTAGTGTCGACATTGGAATTATTTACTATATTTATATGGGAATGTTGGCAGTGTTTTGCACCAatgcaattaatattttgg CTGGAGTCAACGGTTTAGAAGTAGGCCAAAGCATTGTTATAGCAATTTCAATAGCAATATTCAATGTGATTGAACTGACTGGGCCATTAAGAAAGGCTCATCAATTTAGTCTTTATTTCATGTTGCCATATATTGGAACATCCATGGCACTTTTGAAGCATAATTG GTATCCGGCCTCTGTATTCGTAGGAGACACTTTTTGCTACTTCTCCGGTATGACTTTCGCTGTAGTAGGAATTCTTGGTCACTTCAGCAAAACCACTCTACTGTTCTTCATTCCGCAAGTCTTCAATTTCCTATACTCCTTTCCCCAACTCTTAAAGTTTGTGCCTTGCCCCCGGCACCGCCTTCCTAAGTTTAATTCTAGGTCTGATAAGATGGAGTGCAGTACTACAGTATTTAAATACGCGGAATTGAGCACTTTAGGGaagtttactttaaatttgtttagagTTTTGAGGCTAATTCGTTGGGAAGAAAAGGAGGGTGTTGTGGTTACTAATAATTTTactcttattaatttgatattactttattttggGCCAATGCATGAAGCTAAGTTGACAACAGTACTACTGGCTGTTCAGGTTTTGTGTACATGTTTGGCCTTTTTGGTGCGATACCCTTTTGCTTCTGTGTTCTATGATGTACAGCCttaa
- the Mgat3 gene encoding beta-1,4-mannosyl-glycoprotein 4-beta-N-acetylglucosaminyltransferase: MYIYRPVIRNKIVLLALILAQLCLIVSYFFLNKPHIEQKLNKISFLPKIQVLKKADGRMYYTLNGSVHLKHVTSRGFFLDFNSSMCFTEGTDIKTMIVVKGVNWKCNCLQGWHGPDCGYPEILFRALLASRQVHKVKGPVPFQHRLIYIFQYLKSSDNLVDMRISALGDIIDLFIVYENGSSYFERELQKKAFKKWQHKILYVSDNSFNIWNKVEPHIKNLKDDDYVIFSPTNEILDRASMIFLKFYQNIPEPIYFRLKWSVYGFFWLHPKKTLISAGACTISYLRNTLNSNLAALHLRHNKTEHLPQKGIILGDLNHTGGWYCEYCASPEEIIEYLTSTLINWDKIGTTKITHKFIENLIETGVYVDSKTELERGHRSDVDFAPPYVLENDFKFDFLLVNFYSQNDYYV, encoded by the exons atgtacatttatCGACCAGTTATCAGGAACAAAATCGTATTGTTAGCATTAATACTAGCACAGCTATGCCTAATAGTGTCCTACTTCTTCTTGAACAAGCCCCATATCGAGCAGaaactaaacaaaatatcatttctcCCCAAAATTCAAGTACTGAAAAAAGCCGATGGTCGAATGTATTATACTTTGAATGGAAGCGTTCATTTAAAGCATGTAACTTCTAGGGgcttttttcttgattttaacTCTAGCATGTGTTTTACTGAAGGAACAGATATTAAAACAATGATTGTGGTTAAAGGAGTTAACTGGAAATGTAATTGTTTACAAG GGTGGCATGGCCCAGATTGTGGATATCCAGAGATACTATTCCGGGCCCTTTTAGCCAGCAGGCAGGTGCATAAAGTCAAAGGACCAGTTCCTTTCCAGCACCGtcttatttacatttttcaatatcttAAGTCCAGTGATAACCTTGTGGACATGAGAATATCTGCTTTAGGAGATATTATAGATTTATTCATTGTTTATGAGAATGGTAGTAGTTATTTTGAGAGGGAATTGCAGAAAAAGGCTTTTAAAAAGTGGCAGCACAAAATCCTTTATGTTTCTGACAACAGTTTTAACATTTGGAATAAAGTTGAGCCTCATATTAAAAACCTTAAAGATGATGATTATGTCATTTTCAGTCCTACCAATGAAATTCTTGACAGAGcttcaatgatttttttaaaattctatcaaAACATTCCAGAACCGATTTATTTCCGTTTAAAATGGAGCGTTTATGGTTTTTTCTGGCTGCACCCcaagaaaactttaatttctgCGGGAGCGTGCACAATATCCTACCTGCGCaatacattaaacagcaaTTTAGCAGCTTTGCATTTGAGACACAATAAAACAGAACACTTGCCTCAAAAAGGCATAATTTTAGGTGATTTGAACCACACTGGGGGGTGGTATTGTGAGTACTGTGCTTCGCCTGAGGAGATTATTGAGTATTTAACTTCAACTCTGATAAATTGGGATAAAATTGGCACAACTAAAATTACACACAAATTTATCGagaatttaattgaaactggGGTCTATGTTGACAGTAAGACTGAACTAGAACGCGGACATCGTTCTGACGTAGATTTTGCTCCTCCTTATGTGCTTGAAAatgatttcaaatttgactttttgcTGGTGAATTTTTACTCTCAAAATGATTATTATgtttaa
- the ATPsynG gene encoding ATP synthase subunit g, mitochondrial: protein MAQLAQKVPALVGQLVTQSKPALQTFLKYAKVELTPPTPADIPQIRAGIGRLVSAAKNGNWKNVTVRDGFVNSLIAIEVWCWFYVGECIGKRHIVGYDV from the exons atggCTCAGCTTGCTCAAAAAGTTCCTGCTTTAGTTGGCC AATTGGTTACCCAGTCAAAACCAGCCTTGCAAACTTTCTTGAAATATGCGAAAGTGGAACTAACCCCCCCAACTCCTGCTGACATACCCCAAATTAGGGCTGGCATTGGAAGACTTGTAAGTGCTGCCAAAAATGGGAATTGGAAGAATGTCACTGTCCGAGATGGATTTGTGAACTCACTTATTGCAATTGAG GTTTGGTGCTGGTTCTATGTTGGAGAGTGCATTGGAAAGCGTCACATTGTGGGCTatgatgtttaa
- the LOC136347976 gene encoding transmembrane protein 87A, with the protein MGTPGRPNLLLSVFCAIIALCHSMPDPGKWDYTMPSGMNPLFLSKSVFKGAKVYIKINCETEDPDAKVQLNVAIVQSPCWNADEAFPKLKELLDSTEVTINSSKEYHSIDTYSCNDHIFLKEGQIADKASSETIHPLHEFTRDGVYVLGLTVQTANKDYEIGVHIEIRSDYGYLSAVDWPLLPFYGFMCIYYIILGLIWLLLSFLQWRDLLRVQFWIGGVILLGMLEKATFYAEYQSINNVGVEVEGAVLFAEWVSCAKRTLARMLVIIVSLGFGIVKPRLGSTLHRVVGVGILYFFLAASEAYLRNTKAKSQSNRDLLVASVPLSVLESAICWWIFSALVNTTRTLRLRRNETKLALYRHFTNTLIFCVATSVIFMLYCIKVHYYVDCLTVWKDIWLEEAFWHILFSCMLLVIMILWRPTNNNQRYAFVPLLDTGDDNEEEEHLVNDAYGVKVRIHHQKHGSPRHSVDDDLKWLEENVKSDPALPILDSDEELVNTRFEVSKMQ; encoded by the exons ATGGGTACACCAGGCCGCCCTAATCTTTTACTATCAGTATTTTGTGCCATTATTGCATTATGTCACAGCATGCCAGATCCTGGAAAATGGGACTATACCATGCCATCG ggAATGAACCCCCTATTCCTTAGCAAGAGTGTTTTTAAAGGGGCAAAAGTGTATATCAAAA TCAATTGTGAAACAGAAGACCCGGACGCAAAGGTGCAACTGAATGTCGCAATTGTGCAGTCTCCATGTTGGAATGCAGATGAGgcatttccaaaattaaaagag CTCCTAGATTCAACTGAAGTCACCATCAACTCCTCAAAGGAATACCACTCAATCGACACCTACTCGTGCAACGACCACATATTCCTCAAAGAAGGCCAAATCGCGGACAAAGCCTCGTCTGAAACCATCCATCCTCTGCATGAATTCACTCGTGATGGAGTTTATGTCTTAGGCCTCACTGTCCAAACTGCAAACAAAGACTATGAAATCGGAGTTCACATTGAAATTCGCAGCGATTACGGCTATCTTTCAGCGGTGGACTGGCCATTGCTGCCTTTCTATGGCTTCATGTGCATTTACTACATCATTCTGGGCCTGATTTGGTTGCTCCTCTCCTTTTTGCAATGGCGAGATTTACTGAGGGTGCAATTTTGGATCGGGGGAGTTATTTTGTTAGGGATGCTGGAAAAGGCAACATTCTACGCCGAGTATCAAAGCATTAATAATGTGGGTGTTGAAGTTGAAGGAGCAGTGCTTTTTGCCGAATGGGTTTCTTGCGCCAAAAGGACTTTAGCTAGGATGTTGGTCATTATTGTGAGTCTCGGTTTTGGAATTGTGAAGCCAAGATTGGGGTCAACTCTTCACCGAGTGGTGGGAGTGGGtattctctatttttttctcGCAGCATCCGAGGCATACTTAAGGAACACTAAAGCTAAGTCTCAGTCAAATCGCGATTTATTGGTTGCCTCAGTTCCATTGAGCGTCCTGGAATCTGCAATTTGTTGGTGGATATTTTCGGCCCTAGTTAACACCACGAGAACGCTCCGTTTACGCAGAAACGAGACCAAACTTGCCCTATACAGACATTTCACAAACACCTTAATATTCTGCGTAGCAACCTCGGTGATATTCATGCTTTATTGCATCAAAGTTCACTATTATGTCGATTGTCTCACAGTTTGGAAAGACATCTGGCTTGAAGAGGCGTTTTGGCACATCTTGTTTTCCTGCATGCTGTTGGTGATAATGATCCTTTGGCGGCCAACCAACAACAATCAAAGGTACGCGTTTGTGCCTCTCTTAGACACGGGAGACGATAACGAAGAGGAAGAGCACTTGGTAAACGACGCTTATGGAGTTAAAGTGCGAATTCACCATCAGAAACACGGGTCTCCACGTCACTCCGTCGACGATGATTTGAAATGGCTGGAGGAGAACGTGAAGAGCGATCCGGCTTTGCCGATTTTGGATTCAGACGAAGAGCTGGTTAACACCAGGTTCGAAGTTTCCAAAATGCAGTAA